The Candidatus Effluviviaceae Genus V sp. DNA window GGCGTGGGCTCCAATCTCGGCGACCGGCTCGGGGCGTTCCGACGCGCGCTGGCCTACGTCTCCGAGCTCGAGGAGACCGAGCTCATCGCCGTGTCGTCGCTCTACGACACCGAGCCCGTGGGCGTGGGAGAGCAGCCCCGCTATCTGAACGCCGTGGCGGAGATCGAGACGGCGCTCGAACCGCGGGCGCTCATGCGTGCGCTCCTCGCCATCGAGGACCGCTGCGGCCGCGTTCGGAGGGAGCCGAAGGGTCCCCGGACCATGGACCTTGACCTTCTCGTCTACGAGGATGTCGAGCTCGACACCGAGGAACTCGTGCTGCCGCACCCGGGGCTCCTCGAGCGCGCTTTCGCACTCGTACCCCTGGCCGAGCTCGCGGGGCACATGATCGTGCCGGGGACCGAGCTCAGCGTCAGGGACCATCTCGACCACCTGGGCGACATCGCCTCGGAGATCCGGCGCATCGGCACGCCGCCGCGCGTCGGTGAACCGGCCTAGACCAGGAGAGAGCGTGCCCGCGAAGAACTACGTGGCCATCGAGGGCGTCATCGGGGTGGGGAAGACCACCCTCGCCCGGCTTCTCGCCGAGAAGTGGAAGGCGCATCTCAAACTCGAGGTCGTCGAGGAGAACCCGTTCCTCGCTCAGTTCTATGCGGACATGCGGGGCTACGCGTTCCAGACGCAGCTCTTCTTCCTGCTCTCGCGGCACCGCCAGCAGCTCGAGATGAAGCAGTCCGACATGTTCATGGAGCGCGTGGTCGCCGACTACCTGTTCGCGAAGGACCGCATCTTCGCGAACATCACGCTCGACGACAACGAGCTGGCTCTCTACAAGCGTCTCGCCGACCTCCTGGAGCGGGACGTCCCCAAGCCGGACATCGTGGTCTACCTTCAGGCGTCGGACGACGTCCTGATGGAGCGGATCCGGAAGCGCGGGAGGGACTTCGAGCGCGACATCTCGCGCGAGTACATCGAGACGCTGAACGAGGCCTACAACTACTTCTTCTTCCACTACACGAGCACGCCGCTGATCGTCGTCAACACGAACGACATCGACTTCGTGAAGAGCTCCGCCGACTTCGAGGAGCTGGCGAAGGAGATCGAGGAGCACGACACCGGCACCGCGTACTACGTTCCCATCGGCACGAGATCCTGAGGACACCCATGGAGCGGAAGAAGCGCACGGCCCCCGGCATTGCTGCGATGAAGGGCTCGGGGCGGAAGGTCGCGGTGCTCACGGCGTACGACGCCGTCACCGCCCGGCTCGTTGACGATGCCGGCGTCGATGCCATCCTCGTCGGCGACTCTGCGGCGATGGTCGTCCTGGGCTACGACACGACCCTGCCGGTCACGCTCGACGAGATGGTCATGCTCACGGCGGCCGTCTCGCGCGCCAGACCCGCGGCCCTCGTCATCGGCGACCTGCCGTTCATGTCGTATCAGGCCTCGGTCGCGGACGCCGTCCGGAGTGCCGGCCGTCTGGTCAAGGAGGGCGGCGCCGGAGCCGTCAAGCTCGAGGGCGGACGGAAGGTCGTGGAGAAGGTGCGGGCCATCATCGAGGCCGGCATCCCGGTCATGGGGCACGTCGGACTGACGCCTCAGTCGATCAACGAGTTCGGCGGCTACCGCATCCAGGGGACGTCGGACGAGGCGCGGGAGCGGCTTCTCTCAGACGCCGCGGCTCTCGACGAGGCCGGGTGCTTCTCGATCGTCCTCGAGGCCGTGCCGAGCCCGGTCGGCAGGGCGATCACCGAAGCCGTGAGCATCCCCACCGTCGGTATCGGCGCCGGACCCGACTGTGACGGGCAAGTGCTCGTCGTCAACGACATCATCGGCTACACGGCGGGCGGTCCGAAGCCCCGGTTCGCCCGTGCGTACGGGGACGCCGAACAGGTCGTCAGAGAGGCGGCGCGTTCGTTCGTCGAGGACGTGCGGTCGGGGAGCTACCCGTCGGACGAGGAGACGTACGACTGATATGGAGCTCGTGTCGGAAGTCGCCACGATGGAACGGCGCGCACGCGAGCTTTCCCGGAAGGGACGGCTCTCGCTCGTGCCGACGATGGGAGCGCTCCACGAGGGGCACCTCTCGCTCGTGCGGCTGGCGGCGTCGAGGTCCGACGCGACCGTGGTGAGCGTCTTCGTCAACCCGACGCAGTTCGGTCCGGGCGAGGACTTCGAACGCTACCCCCGGGACCTCGAACGCGACGCCGAGCTGGCGAAGGCGGCCGGCGCGGACATCCTGTTCGCACCCTCGGCCGAGGAGATGTACCCGGAGGGGTTCTCGACGGTCGTTCACGTGAAGGACCTGACCGACCGGCTCTGCGGCTCCTATCGACCGGGTCACTTCGACGGCGTCACGACCGTCGTCGCGAAGCTCTTCGGCATCGTGCGTCCGGATCTGGCGGTCTTCGGCCAGAAGGACGGTCAGCAGGTCGCCGTGATCGAGCGCATGGCGGCAGACCTGAACCTCGGCGTTGAGATCGTGCGGGGGGCGATCGTCCGGGAGGACGACGGCGTCGCACTGAGCTCGAGAAACCGCTACCTGTCGGACGAGGAACGCGCCCGCGCCCGGGTGCTCTCGGCCGCTCTGGCGGCCGCCCGTGACCGCTACGAGGGCGGGGAGCGGAGCGCCGAGGCGGTCGTCTCCGAGGTCAGGAGGACCATAGAGAAGGAGCCAGCCGTCCGCCTGCAGTACGTGGAGGCCGTCGATGCGAAGACGCTGGTGCCCGTTCGGACGCTCAACGACGGCGTCATGGTAACCGCGGCGGTCTACGTCGGGGACACGCGGCTCATCGACAACGTCATTCTCGGTGAGGCCGCCGAGATCGGCTGACCGCAGGCAGCGGCCGGGACGACACGACGCGACCGGAGGGAGAGGCGACGCGGCATGGACAGGATCTGGGCCCCCTGGAGGATGGAGTACCTCATGTCCGAGAAGACCGACGGCTGCATCTTCTGCGACAAGCCTGGCGAGAACGACGACGAGGCCCGGCTCATCCTCCACCGTTCGGAGCACTCGTTCGTCATCATGAACGCCTATCCCTACAACAACGGACACGTTATGGTCGCTCCGTTCCGTCACGTCGGGTCGTTCTCCGAACTGACGCGTGATGAGCGGATCGACCTGATGGACGAGGTCGCTCTGGCGGAGTCGCTGCTCGAACAGGCCTTCTCTCCGCAGGGGATGAACGTCGGGGTCAACCTCGGGGCGTGCGCGGGGGCCGGTGTCGTCGGACACCTCCACGTTCACATCGTTCCCCGGTGGTCCGGGGACACGAACTTCATGCCCGTGCTCGGAGAGACGCGCGTCATCCCGGAGCTCCTGAAGCAGACCTACGCGAAGCTCCTCGCAGAACTCGAACGGTAGCCTCGATGGCAAGGAAGCGGAGAAAGAAGCGCAGCCCGGCGTCGAAGCTCTACACGACCGGCATCCTCGTGCTTATGGCGGCGGTCGTCTTCGTCGGACTCACCCTGGCCGGACTCTTCGAGCCGGAGCCGACCAAAGCGGGGCCGCAGACCGTGCTTGTGTTGAACGGGTGCGGCCTGTCGGGCGTCGGGGAGAGGACGGCGCGCCTCCTTCGCGGCATGGGCTACGACGTGGTCGATTACCGGAACGCGGAGAGCTTCGACTACGATGAGACGTTCGTCGTCGACAGGACGGGCGACTTCGACTCGGCGGTCGGGCTCGCCCGGAACCTCGATGTCGTGCAGGTCATCCAACAGGTTCCGCGGACGCCGCTCGTCGACCTCGTGGTCGTCGTAGGGAAGGACTGCGACCGTTTCCTCGAGAGAGGCTGATTCCGTTCGGACATCATGGTCGGGCACGCGACCGCGAAAGAGAAGGGCCGCGGGATGATGCTCCCGCGGCCCTTGTGTGTCGTCGCTGTATGACGCCGGCTAGAAGTAGAGGTCGCGGAAGTCCTCGATGTCGGCGTCGTCGCGGAGTCCCTCGAGCCAGGACGCGAACAGGTCCATGCGCTCCATCTGCATGAGCTGCTGGCGGAGCTGGTCCTTCTGCTCCTCGAAAGTCTGCTGGTCGGCGGCCGTCCTGCTCTCAAGGCGAAGCACGTAGTAGCGTGTGGGGTCCTGGACCTCGATGACGCCGCTCGTCTCCCCGGTGCGGAGGCCGAAGGACGTGCCGACGAAGGCGTTCCGCTGTCCGACGCCGGGCACCGCGTCGCGGCGCGTGAACGGCCCCGCCTTTCGGGTGTCCAGGCCGTGGAGCGCCGCAGCCTCCTCGAGTGTGTTGCCGGACCTGACCGCCGTCGCCACGTCCTCCGCGATGGCTCGTGCCCGCTCGGCCATGCGCTCTCTCGTCAGGTCGCGGACCGCGGGATGCTGAGCGCCGCGCTCGGCGACGTCCTCGGCCAGCTCGTCGTACGACGGGACGCGGCTGGAGAGCTTCTCCCGGACCTCGAAGACGTAGTAGGCGTCGGGTGTCACGTACGGACCGAGGACCGTATCCTCGTCCGAGTCGAACGCCATCTTGACGGCCGGTCTGAGGGTTCCGATGCCGGGGATGAAGCGGCCGTCGGCGAACGGATCGGTCGTCCGGACCTCGTAGTCCATCTCGGTCGCTGCCTCGATGAGCCCGTCGTCGGCCGCCAGCTCGGAGAACTCGGAGACCGCCTGCTCGACCGCCACAAGTGTCTCTTCGCTCGGCGCGACCTCCAGGAGGATGTGCCGGGCCTTGACCATCTCCTCGCCGTTCTCGGTCTTCGTGTCCTCGAGGTAGACGATGTGGTAGCCGAACTGGGTCTCGAACGGGTCGCTGACCTCGCCTTCCTCCATGCCGAAGACGACCTCGTCGAACTCCGGCACCATCTGACCTCTGCCGAACCACCCGAGGTCGCCGCCCTCGGCGCGGCTCGGACCGTCGGAGTAGATGCTCGCGAGCTCGGCGAACTCCTCGCCCTGACGGACCGATTCGGCCAGGTCTGTCAGACGGTTCCGGACGTCGGCCTCGTCCTCCTCGGTCGGCTCGCGCGAGAACTCGACGTAGTCGAGCACGACGCGCTCGGGGATTTCGTAGTCGCGACGGTTGGCCTCGAAGTACGCCCTGGCCTCGTCCTCGGTGGGGACGATGTCCTCTCGCTCGACCGTGCGGGGGTCCGAGACGACGTAGGTGACGGTCGCAGTCGCGTTCTGGGCGACCCACTCCTGCCAGAGCTCGGCCTCGGTCACGAACGCGCCGGCCTGGATCTCCTGGGTCAGGATCTGCTGCTTCAGCGTGTTCCTGTACATCTCCGCGATGCCTTCCCAGCGCTCCGGGTTCAGCTGGATCTCGCGGTGATAGAGGTCGAAGCTGAAGTTGCCCTGCTCGTCCTGGAAGGCAGGGGATTCGTAGGCGAACTGGGGAGGCTGGTTCCACAGCGTGTCGAAGACATGCTGGTCCGGGACGTCGATGCCGAGCCGCTCGATTTCCTGTTCGATGAGCACCTCGTTCACGAGCTGGTTCCACGTCTCGTTCCGGATGACCTCCGCGGTCTGCTCGTCGACCTCAGAGCCCGTTCGCTGAGCGTAGGTCTGGAGGTTCTGCCGGTACGCCTCGTTGAACTGACGGTACTCTATCGGGACGCTCTCGACCCGACCGATCAGACCGCGTTCCGGACCCTTCTGAGACCGCTGGATCCCGCGGCCCCAGGCGGCGAAGATGAAGCCGACGAAGGCCACCATGACGATCCAGAGAAAGGCCTTTG harbors:
- a CDS encoding HIT domain-containing protein, with product MDRIWAPWRMEYLMSEKTDGCIFCDKPGENDDEARLILHRSEHSFVIMNAYPYNNGHVMVAPFRHVGSFSELTRDERIDLMDEVALAESLLEQAFSPQGMNVGVNLGACAGAGVVGHLHVHIVPRWSGDTNFMPVLGETRVIPELLKQTYAKLLAELER
- a CDS encoding pantoate--beta-alanine ligase, whose product is MELVSEVATMERRARELSRKGRLSLVPTMGALHEGHLSLVRLAASRSDATVVSVFVNPTQFGPGEDFERYPRDLERDAELAKAAGADILFAPSAEEMYPEGFSTVVHVKDLTDRLCGSYRPGHFDGVTTVVAKLFGIVRPDLAVFGQKDGQQVAVIERMAADLNLGVEIVRGAIVREDDGVALSSRNRYLSDEERARARVLSAALAAARDRYEGGERSAEAVVSEVRRTIEKEPAVRLQYVEAVDAKTLVPVRTLNDGVMVTAAVYVGDTRLIDNVILGEAAEIG
- a CDS encoding AAA family ATPase, whose protein sequence is MPAKNYVAIEGVIGVGKTTLARLLAEKWKAHLKLEVVEENPFLAQFYADMRGYAFQTQLFFLLSRHRQQLEMKQSDMFMERVVADYLFAKDRIFANITLDDNELALYKRLADLLERDVPKPDIVVYLQASDDVLMERIRKRGRDFERDISREYIETLNEAYNYFFFHYTSTPLIVVNTNDIDFVKSSADFEELAKEIEEHDTGTAYYVPIGTRS
- the panB gene encoding 3-methyl-2-oxobutanoate hydroxymethyltransferase, with the protein product MERKKRTAPGIAAMKGSGRKVAVLTAYDAVTARLVDDAGVDAILVGDSAAMVVLGYDTTLPVTLDEMVMLTAAVSRARPAALVIGDLPFMSYQASVADAVRSAGRLVKEGGAGAVKLEGGRKVVEKVRAIIEAGIPVMGHVGLTPQSINEFGGYRIQGTSDEARERLLSDAAALDEAGCFSIVLEAVPSPVGRAITEAVSIPTVGIGAGPDCDGQVLVVNDIIGYTAGGPKPRFARAYGDAEQVVREAARSFVEDVRSGSYPSDEETYD
- the folK gene encoding 2-amino-4-hydroxy-6-hydroxymethyldihydropteridine diphosphokinase → MARAWIGVGSNLGDRLGAFRRALAYVSELEETELIAVSSLYDTEPVGVGEQPRYLNAVAEIETALEPRALMRALLAIEDRCGRVRREPKGPRTMDLDLLVYEDVELDTEELVLPHPGLLERAFALVPLAELAGHMIVPGTELSVRDHLDHLGDIASEIRRIGTPPRVGEPA